A stretch of DNA from Pogoniulus pusillus isolate bPogPus1 chromosome 8, bPogPus1.pri, whole genome shotgun sequence:
GGACCGTCGTCTTCCAGTCGGGAGCGGTGGTGCAGCAGCTATGCAGCGTCTGCGTCTTCGTCGTCACCTGGTGGTACATGGACGCCGGGCTGCTGAGCCCGCAGGGGCTTTTCGGCGTGGCCCTGGTTTCCTCTCTGCTCGGCTATGTCCTCTTCGACGCCGTGGACGGCGGGGTCGGGCGGCGGGAGAGCGGGCGGACGCGGTGGGCAGATCTCAAGAGCACGCTGGTGTTCGCCGCTTTCACCTACGGGTTCTCGCCCGTGTTGAAGACGCTGACGGAGTCCATCAGCACGGACACCATCTATGCCATGTCAGCCCTTATGCTTCTTGGTCACCTCATCTTCTTTGACTATGGTGCCAATGCTGCCATCGTCTCCAGCACGCTGTCCCTCAACATGGCCATCTTTGCCTCCGTGTGCCTGGCCTCCCGCCTGCCTCGCTCCCTTCATGCCTTTGTCATGGTCACCTTTGCCATGCAGATCTTCGCTCTCTGGCCCATGCTGCAGAAGAAGCTGAAGGCCCAGACACCCCAGTGCTATGTGGGGGTGACAGTGCTCTTTGcggtggcagcactgctggggctggccaCTATCTCCAGTGTAGGCGCAGTGCTCTTTGCCTCACTGCTGCTTGccatctcctgcctctgcccttaCTGCCTTATCCGtcttcagctgctgaaggacAACATCCATGGACCATGGGATGAAGCCGAAATCAAGGAGGACCTCTCCAGATTCCTCATGTAGGCCTGGcccaaagagaagaaaggacCTTCTCTGAGCAGTGCAAAGGTCCTTGCTGGGGGACAGTCCTGGGACAAGGCCACCAGCCCAATAAAGCCTCTCACACAAGCAGTGAGGACTAGGTTTGCATTAGCCTCAGCATCTTTTTTGAGGTCTGACCTTGGTTTTGGCAAAGGAAGGAGTTGAACCCCCGAGAGCGGCTGGTctgtgcagcagcttggggcaTAGGCGAGTGCCACAGTGTGTGCTTCTGCCGTTGGGGGCTGGGTGCAGGGTGTGCGTACAGCCCCTGGACAGGAACACCACATAGAGTTGCGTGTCTGGGTCAGATGTGCCTCAGAACATGCCCGTGTATGTCCTCAACCCCAGGGCCCGGGATGCTTGCTATGGGGACTAACAGCACTTCCCCAAGAGgtctggagaggaagagggctGGGTGGGGGGCACTGTGGGCAGTGCGgaggtgcagggtgctgctagaTCTGCAGGACTGAGCATCTGGGATGGGTGCAGTATAGAGCTCTGCTCACCTGTAACCCCTCTGGTCACCAGTGCCAGAACAGCCTCACGACACTGCCAGACACCACGTTAACCAAAATCCTGTAGTtgaggggaaggtgagggggcaAGCCACCTTCTGCCACCTTCCTCCTGTCTCTGACCCTCCCCCAAAGGTGGGTCTGGCCTTGCTTGCACGGCCAGGCACTGGCCAGAGGGATCAGCACGACAGAGACCTCCACGTGTACACCTATACCAGCTGAAGAGATGCCAGGTGGCTGCAATTGTGGCAGGGCCTAACGACGTTCAGTCCTGTGTCTGTCTGGAGAGCACGGCACACACTGCAACAGAGGGCGCCCTTGGCAAAGAAGTCCCACTGGAGGCCACCAGCCCCGGTGCCAAGAAGGCTTCCTCTGTGCTTTCCCTTTCCCTACTCCGGTCTAGGACCATCCCTCggcaccccagccctgcaggctgggcaCTATGAGGAGCAGAGCCCGTAAGAACCAGCACTGTAGAGATaggcacagcagccccagctccacccCACAGAGATGCATCTGGAATCACCCAGGTttttaggaaacatttctggaAACCCaaggctgcagaagcagagctttCTGCTGACTTCACCCCATCCCTCTGGGTACCAGCATCTCACCCCTGCGAGCAGGCACTTGCAGTGCACTCCTCTGACTTTCTCAGAGCAACCCCCAGTGGGGTCCCCAACACCTCCAGTGCTTTGTTACTGCTCTTGCCACGTGTTAAATGTTGCTGTTGTCGTCATGGTGATGACTACATCtcattttggttttaattaaaaCCTGTGGAAGTtcagagcctgtgctgcagtctcacagggagcacagagcagccagaTGCTCACGGTCAGGATGACATTTTTCAGTTACTCGGCAAGCAGACTGTTTATTCTCACAGAGGTTTCCCAGAAAGTGGATCAGCAACCAGAATATCCCACCTCGTGCTGGGCTAATGCTATTGTAATGTTACCATTCAAAGCCAGTTCAGAGTCCAGTGGTATGGCAAGTCCTGAGtgtaaatcacacagaatcacagaatggtccaggctggaagggaccttagaaggtcatctagtccaaccccttcccCTTGCAGTCAGAAGGGaaatcctcaactagatcaggctgcccagagccccatcgagcctcaccttgaatatctccagggatggggcccaaaACACCTTTCTGGGCAATGTTCCACtgcccttatagtaaagaaccCTCATAAAAGTCCAGTGTAAACATCCAGCCTGCCTGGTGCCTGTTGGCCATGTCTCTCATGGtagaggctacaagaaagcagtTTCTGCTGCACCCTTTCACCCAAGGGGAAGTATTTTCCTCAAAATAATCTTCCCAAATTCAAACTCTCGCAACCAGCTCTGGGTTAGGAAAAATGCCAACATCAATTACCCATGCATTCCAGGTGGGAGATGGGCACAGCCTGCCAGCACCAtctcagccacagctggagcccagcagatCACCTGTGCAGATCCCTAGGCTTTGACAGATGGAGCAggccagtgtgcccagctgcgGGCAGGATGCGAGATGTGTCCTATCCAGCCCCCTGCAAGTAGTTTCATCCCTGCCCACaatcccaggtctctctgctccAACTAGCTCTTTCACTTCACCTCCTCCTTAGCCTCAGATCTTGtctagatcacaggatgttaggggctggaagggacccaaggagatcatccagtccaaaccccctgccagagcaggacaatactatctaacacagatcacagaggaacacatccagacaggccttgaaagtctccagagaaggagactccacagcctctctgggaagcctgttccagtgctctgtgacccttacagtaaagaagttcccccttatgttgaggtggaacctcttgtgctgcaatttataCTCATTGCTccatgtcctatcccagggagcagtgagcagagtctgtccccccactcctggcagccttcagatacttaggaacatttatcaaatcccctctaagtcttcttttctccagattaagcagccccaggtccctcagcctctcctcataagccatgccctcctgtctgctaatcatcctcctagccctccaatggaacctctccagcagatccctgtccctcttaaagtggggagcccaaaactgaatgcagtattcaagatgaggtctcagcagggcagagtagagggggaggagaacctcccttgatctgctggacacactctttctaaaatacaccccaggatcccattggccttcttggccacaagggcacattgctgtgccatggttaacttgttagccaccaggacccccaggtccctctccaccgagctgctttccagcagatgacctcccagcctgtactggtggagtttattattcctccccagatgcagtaGATCTGGGAAACAGTTTAGCCCTCCCCTTAGCTTCCCTACACAGATACCCTGCTCTCCctaacaggatcacagaaacattcaggttggaaaagcccctcagaatcaccaagttcaaccaacaaccctactctgcaaggttcaccctaaaccatatccccaagcaccacatccaaacagccTCAAAACGcatccaaggttggtgactcaaccacctccctgggcagcccattccaatgcctgaccactcttgctgggaatttttttttccccttatgttCAATTTAAAcccacccagtcacagcttgaggccattccctcttgttctatcaccaatTACCTGTcagaagaggccagcaccaaTGTGGGAGATGAAAATGTAAAGCCCAGTTCATGGCCTGAACACACAAAGGGACTTTAAAGGAAGGAATACAGcaagagagagacagggacagtAGGGGTCACAAAGGCCAGACAGTTTCTTTGGGGCTCCTCTGACTTTTGGCTGAGGATGCATGCTCTGCAATGCTGCTTGAAGTTAAGATGATGAAGAGATGGTCATTATGTCTTCAGGCCTGAGGTTAGAATGTCCTCTGCAGAACACAGCTTTGCAATAACTCTACATCCAGCTCATTCTTCCTTGGATGGATGGATTCCTTCTAAGCTTTCATTACCTGAAGGTACTGGTCTGCAGCTTCTCAGATGAAGCACACATCTGAGACCAAAGAAATAAGTCCTTCTCAGTTTGCATGCAAGCAAATCATCACCAACCAACTTTGAAGCGTTCAATGTTTCTTtacatgaggaagaagtgcAGGCTTTTTCTCTTAAGTTTCCTAGTCCATGGAGATCACAGTACTTCAGTgggacacttttttttttatttgaagcTGGCCAAATGCAAGTAATTGTGAAGTGGCTGTGGATAAGccttgctccagcaggagctgctgacaTGTGCTGTCTGGAAGCTCCATCTACAGTCCCTGCTGCAAGTCACTCACACTGTGTTGTCAGGGGGCAGGGTCCCTCTCCCCAAGGGGGCCTGGATCTGGAAGCCTAGAGTGAAGCTTTAGTCTTTGGAGGTAAGACCTTTATATCTTTTCAATTCCC
This window harbors:
- the PIGC gene encoding phosphatidylinositol N-acetylglucosaminyltransferase subunit C; protein product: MKPVPGRRWQKVLYERQPFPDNYVDQRFLEELRKNVHARQYRYRTVVFQSGAVVQQLCSVCVFVVTWWYMDAGLLSPQGLFGVALVSSLLGYVLFDAVDGGVGRRESGRTRWADLKSTLVFAAFTYGFSPVLKTLTESISTDTIYAMSALMLLGHLIFFDYGANAAIVSSTLSLNMAIFASVCLASRLPRSLHAFVMVTFAMQIFALWPMLQKKLKAQTPQCYVGVTVLFAVAALLGLATISSVGAVLFASLLLAISCLCPYCLIRLQLLKDNIHGPWDEAEIKEDLSRFLM